The proteins below come from a single Dinghuibacter silviterrae genomic window:
- a CDS encoding SIR2 family NAD-dependent protein deacylase: MSKPHLVVLTGAGISAESGLRTFRDTDGLWEGYAIEEVATPRAWRRNPKLVLDFYNMRRRDVRAAEPNAAHKALAALEAQYDVTVITQNIDDLHERAGSTRIIHLHGEIFKMRSDRDETLVEAIHDDMPEGALAPDGGWWRPHIVWFEEPVPMIGRAAQVTASADIFLVVGTSLQVYPAAGLINMAPAGVPVLVVDKKIPPVAPSPHLVLIEQPATLGMQEVLARLLNRP; the protein is encoded by the coding sequence ATCAGTGCGGAAAGCGGCCTGCGGACCTTTAGGGATACCGACGGTCTTTGGGAAGGCTACGCCATCGAAGAGGTCGCCACGCCCCGTGCCTGGAGACGGAATCCAAAGCTGGTGCTGGACTTTTATAATATGCGCCGGCGGGACGTGCGCGCGGCCGAACCCAACGCAGCCCACAAGGCGCTGGCTGCCCTGGAAGCGCAGTATGATGTGACGGTCATTACCCAAAATATCGACGACCTCCACGAACGCGCGGGATCGACCCGGATCATCCACCTGCACGGGGAGATCTTTAAGATGCGCAGCGACCGGGATGAAACCCTCGTCGAGGCCATCCACGACGATATGCCGGAAGGCGCCCTGGCACCGGACGGCGGGTGGTGGCGGCCGCACATCGTATGGTTCGAGGAACCCGTACCGATGATCGGGCGGGCGGCCCAGGTGACGGCTTCCGCCGACATTTTTCTGGTGGTCGGTACCTCGTTACAGGTATACCCCGCGGCGGGTTTGATCAACATGGCACCCGCCGGGGTGCCTGTCCTTGTCGTCGACAAAAAAATACCGCCGGTGGCGCCCTCGCCCCACCTCGTTCTGATCGAACAGCCGGCGACGCTGGGGATGCAGGAAGTGCTCGCCCGGCTCCTGAACCGCCCGTAG